One Mesorhizobium sp. L-2-11 genomic region harbors:
- a CDS encoding aminotransferase class III-fold pyridoxal phosphate-dependent enzyme: protein MSTDALLLRNLPGFSLETTRRVVASRYGIEGTYKQLTSERDLSWRIESTDGRDVVVKISNVSEPEGVVDMQVKALKHIFERDPALSVPRVVPSLAGAPYEWIEDERGSRHMVRVLTFLPGKVMEQVEEAFSARTRFNIGAIVGRLAYALRDFFHPYAGSNVHFWDISRALALRPQIAKISDARLRQLCEEIFERAERFTLPQLLKTRRQVVHQDSHGGNVLVDPNDSTSPVGIIDFGDMGYNSIVAEIATASETFSKFDDDPVAYLCDVTSGFDSTYPLEENEIDLIYDAMLLRLAMATVIVEAREATEETAIPHIEDASHYPRMMELLSRQGRAQAIRRLRQACRFPVYGAISIDGELLANDYDALRREREAHLGPIWHFYDKPLHITRARAAWMYAADGTAYLDVYNNVPQIGHCHPHVAKAIYRQASALNTNTRYMCDVAVEYAARLTADLPDHLDTCIFVNSGSEANDLAMQIAMSLSRHDGGLIIDRAYHGCTELTTALSNESWRHLPPDEHPRRIETLMAPDMYRGAFANDPQAAAKYAADADRAIATLRERGHRPAAFIVDTALCSSGVLRAPENYFNLIAEKIRSAGGFVIADEVQAGCGRMGTFWGFRANGLKDEYVDFITMGKPVANGHPLGVVILSSALMKRFLNGTYPLLFSTFGGNTVACAAGMAVLDVIEREDLIKRSAAVGDYLRQELRRLAERHAIIGDVRGLGMMTGVELVTDRLTKEPAVTQTERLVEDMLARNILIGKGTPNTLKLRPPLIWSRNEVDIFVSAFDRSLRMQQ from the coding sequence ATGAGCACAGATGCTCTGCTGCTTCGCAACCTTCCCGGTTTTTCGCTGGAAACGACAAGACGCGTGGTCGCAAGTCGCTACGGAATCGAGGGGACATACAAGCAACTGACTTCCGAGCGCGATCTATCCTGGCGCATCGAGAGCACCGATGGTCGCGATGTCGTCGTCAAGATATCGAATGTAAGTGAACCTGAAGGCGTCGTGGATATGCAGGTCAAAGCCCTGAAGCATATCTTCGAGCGCGATCCGGCCCTTTCGGTACCTCGCGTTGTTCCCTCCCTCGCGGGCGCCCCCTATGAATGGATCGAGGACGAGCGCGGCTCCCGGCACATGGTGCGTGTGCTTACTTTCCTTCCGGGAAAGGTCATGGAGCAGGTTGAGGAAGCGTTTTCCGCCCGTACTCGGTTTAACATAGGAGCGATAGTAGGGCGACTTGCCTACGCGCTGCGCGATTTTTTTCATCCATACGCAGGCAGCAATGTGCACTTCTGGGACATTTCACGTGCCCTGGCCTTGCGCCCGCAGATAGCAAAGATCTCTGACGCCAGGCTTCGGCAATTGTGCGAGGAGATATTCGAGCGCGCCGAGCGCTTTACCCTTCCCCAATTGTTAAAGACGCGCCGCCAAGTCGTGCATCAGGATTCGCATGGCGGCAATGTCCTTGTCGATCCGAACGACAGTACATCGCCGGTGGGCATCATCGATTTTGGCGATATGGGCTACAATTCCATTGTCGCGGAGATCGCGACCGCCTCCGAGACATTCTCAAAATTCGATGACGATCCGGTCGCCTACCTTTGCGACGTGACGTCAGGTTTCGATTCAACATACCCGCTCGAAGAAAATGAGATCGATCTCATTTACGATGCGATGCTCCTGCGCCTCGCGATGGCCACTGTCATCGTGGAGGCGAGGGAAGCCACGGAAGAAACCGCCATCCCGCACATCGAGGACGCCAGCCATTATCCTCGAATGATGGAGTTGCTGAGCCGTCAGGGTCGCGCACAGGCGATCCGCAGGCTTCGTCAGGCATGCCGGTTTCCGGTGTATGGCGCCATCAGCATCGATGGCGAGCTTCTCGCAAATGACTATGACGCGCTCAGGCGTGAGCGCGAAGCTCACCTCGGACCGATATGGCATTTCTACGACAAGCCGCTGCACATCACGCGGGCTCGCGCAGCCTGGATGTATGCCGCCGACGGCACCGCCTATCTGGATGTTTACAACAACGTCCCTCAGATCGGTCATTGCCATCCGCATGTGGCGAAAGCGATCTACCGCCAGGCTAGCGCGCTGAACACCAATACGCGGTATATGTGCGACGTAGCGGTCGAATACGCAGCGCGCCTGACGGCCGACCTGCCTGACCACCTCGACACCTGCATCTTCGTCAACTCGGGCAGCGAAGCCAACGACCTGGCGATGCAGATAGCCATGTCGCTCAGCCGGCACGATGGCGGCTTGATCATCGACCGGGCCTACCACGGCTGCACCGAACTGACGACGGCGCTCTCCAATGAAAGCTGGCGTCACCTTCCCCCTGACGAGCATCCCAGGCGGATTGAAACCCTGATGGCCCCGGATATGTACAGGGGCGCTTTTGCCAACGACCCGCAAGCAGCAGCAAAGTATGCGGCCGACGCCGACAGGGCGATCGCCACCCTGCGCGAAAGGGGCCATAGGCCGGCGGCATTTATAGTCGACACGGCGCTATGTTCGAGCGGGGTTCTGCGGGCGCCAGAAAACTATTTCAATCTCATTGCGGAAAAAATTCGTTCGGCGGGCGGATTCGTCATAGCGGACGAGGTACAAGCCGGTTGTGGCCGCATGGGAACCTTTTGGGGGTTCAGAGCAAACGGGCTCAAGGACGAATATGTCGACTTCATAACGATGGGCAAACCGGTGGCAAACGGCCACCCTCTCGGCGTTGTTATTCTCAGCTCGGCGCTCATGAAGCGGTTCCTCAATGGCACCTACCCGCTGTTGTTCAGCACCTTCGGCGGCAACACCGTCGCATGCGCGGCCGGCATGGCCGTGCTGGACGTCATTGAGCGAGAAGACCTGATCAAGCGGAGCGCCGCCGTCGGAGATTATCTGCGCCAGGAGCTTAGGCGCCTGGCTGAAAGGCACGCCATCATCGGCGACGTACGCGGACTTGGAATGATGACCGGCGTGGAACTGGTGACCGATCGTCTCACAAAAGAACCGGCTGTGACGCAAACCGAGCGGCTTGTTGAAGACATGCTTGCCCGAAACATCCTCATAGGGAAAGGCACGCCCAACACCCTCAAGCTCCGCCCACCATTGATCTGGTCGCGAAACGAAGTCGACATTTTCGTCAGCGCTTTCGACCGCAGCTTGAGAATGCAGCAATGA